In the Mytilus trossulus isolate FHL-02 chromosome 1, PNRI_Mtr1.1.1.hap1, whole genome shotgun sequence genome, one interval contains:
- the LOC134695488 gene encoding uncharacterized protein LOC134695488, translating into MSINEHISQPCIRQIQGIGKQRRITISLSETLKKLEVEKGALTIGGFRYCSDFFRSLLTVGLNKISGTLQKQVFIAIEKMLFEALSSETNFICVRKLLRTALSSLEKGERDRIGSERLWNKHKETVSNMLCRLDMYENKTERRRRQANVSRSTKRMHLQHYFQTVKS; encoded by the exons ATGTC TATAAATGAACATATATCGCAGCCCTGTATTCGTCAAATCCAAGGCATTGGGAAACAG cGGCGAATAACAATTAGTTTGagtgaaactttaaaaaagttagAAGTTGAGAAAGGGGCTTTAACTATTGGTGGATTTCGTTACTGCTCTGAT TTTTTCAGATCACTGTTAACAGTTGGGCTGAACAAGATCAGTGGTACATTACAGAAACAAGTTTTTATAGCCATTGAAAAGATGCTATTTGAAG CTTTATCTTctgaaacaaattttatttgtgtgCGTAAACTGCTGAGGACTGCATTGTCATCTTTGGAAAAGGGAGAGAGGGATAGAATTGGTAGTGAACGGTTGTGGAACAAACATAAGGAGACAGTTAGCAATATGTTATGTCGATTGGAcatgtatgaaaataaaaccG AGAGAAGAAGACGGCAAGCCAATGTTTCTAGATCTACCAAAAGAATGCATTTACAACATTATTTCCAAACTGTCAAATCCTAA
- the LOC134695587 gene encoding heat shock 70 kDa protein 14-like, producing the protein MITRFSVLGEITAIKIPYIISTCHVAILTGSDETDIKVNFEQSEVECLKKSICVKVASDSTCQLYPVFPALTPFPCRKHETVTLPSNQTSFKLELCECSNNNSVDADLGKLVMQDLPKSAVVSIVFHLRRDGSLHVTCKEASSEKTVSITVEVQS; encoded by the exons ATGATAACAAGGTTTTCTGTGTTAGGGGAGATAACCGCTATAAAG ATACCTTATATCATTTCAACGTGTCACGTAGCTATACTTACGGGAAGTGATGAAACTGATATAAAAgtgaattttgaacaaagtGAAGttgaatgtttgaaaaaatctaTATGTGTAAAG GTAGCTAGTGACTCTACATGCCAACTTTATCCAGTCTTTCCAGCTTTAACACCATTTCCATGTCGAAAACATGAAACTGTCACCTTACCAAGTAACCAGACATCTTTCAAACTAGAACTGTGTGAATGTAGTAATAATAACTCTGTAGATGCAGATCTTGGGAAA cTTGTGATGCAGGATCTACCCAAATCAGCTGTAGTATCAATAGTATTCCATCTCAGAAG gGACGGATCATTACATGTTACATGTAAAGAAGCAAGTTCAGAAAAGACAGTCTCAATAACAGTAGAAGTTCAAAGTTGA
- the LOC134686260 gene encoding F-box only protein 32-like: protein MSADEDIWQPCIHQIQGTGKERRITISLSETLQKLEVEKVALSISGFRYCSDFYRTLLTVGLNKISGTSQKQVFIAIEKMLFEALSSETNLICVRKLLRTALSSLEKGERNRIGSKRLWNKHKETVSNLLCRLDMHEIKPREEDGKPMFLDLPKECIYNIISKLSNPKDILNLGQACSYLNVICQDSLLWQQLCFLHFSEKQVASLITDDLDYSDTDWTHMFHLCKRQFKLTFTEVYGDEVVLCDNCRKLYWRIQGHQCFNPDMAPSKSSITPEQFVNMFKL, encoded by the exons ATGTC TGCAGACGAAGATATATGGCAGCCCTGTATTCATCAAATTCAAGGCACTGGGAAAGAG cgGCGAATAACTATAAGTTTGAGTGAAACTTTACAAAAGTTAGAAGTTGAGAAAGTAGCCTTAAGTATAAGTGGATTTCGTTACTGCTCTGAT TTTTACAGAACATTGTTAACCGTTGGGCTGAACAAAATCAGTGGAACATCACAGAAACAAGTTTTTATAGCCATTGAAAAGATGCTATTTGAAG CGTTATCTTCTGAAACAAATCTTATTTGTGTGCGTAAACTGCTGAGGACTGCATTGTCATCCTTGGAAAAGGGAGAGAGGAATAGAATTGGTAGTAAACGGTTGTGGAACAAACATAAGGAGACAGTTAGCAATCTGTTATGTCGATTGGACATGCACGAAATAAAACCG AGAGAAGAAGATGGTAAGCCAATGTTTCTAGATCTACCAAAGGAATGCATTTACAACATTATTTCCAAACTGTCAAATCCTAAAGACATACTTAACCTTGGACAAGCTTGTAGCTATCTCAATGTCATATGTCAAGATTCGTTACTATGGCAACAGTTATGCTTCCTTCATTTTTCGGAAAAACAAGTTGCTTCACTTATTACCGACGACTTGGATTACAGTGACACTGACTGGACACATATGTTTCATTTATGTAAAAG GCAATTCAAATTAACATTTACGGAGGTATATGGAGACGAGGTTGTTCTGTGTGATAACTGTAGGAAGTTATATTGGAGG ATACAAGGACATCAATGTTTCAATCCAGATATGGCTCCATCAAAGTCTTCAATAACACCTGAACAATTTGTCAATATGTTCAAactatga